The following DNA comes from Bacteroidia bacterium.
ATCACAATGAGAAAATCAACACCAAAAAGAAAACCGCTGCTTCCTGATCCAAAATTCAACGATCAGTTAGTAACTCGTTTTGTAAACAATTTAATGTACGACGGAAAAAAATCCGTTGCCTATGAGATTTTCTATGATGCCATTAACATCGTAGGAGAGCGTCTTCAGGAAGATGGTCTAAATGTTTGGAAAAAAGCATTAACCAATGTAATGCCAGCGGTTGAAGTAAGAAGCCGCAGGGTAGGTGGTGCAACTTTCCAAATTCCTCAAGAGATTCGTCCTGACCGTCGTGTTTCTCTAGGTATCAAATGGATGATTCTATATACTCGTAAGCGTAACGAGAAATCCATGGCAGGTAAACTAGCCGGAGAAATTATGGCTGCCTATAAAGAAGAAGGTGCTTCTCATAAAAAGAAAGAGGATACACATCGTATGGCTGAGGCTAACAAAGCCTTCTCCCACTTCCGCTTCTAATTCTAGCATACTACCAAGAAATATATAATACCGGTGGAAAGTAACCACCACTAAAAAAATGGCAAGAGATTTAAGATTCACACGTAACATTGGAATTTCGGCTCACATTGATGCCGGAAAAACCACTACATCCGAGCGTATCCTTTACTACACCGGTAAAGTGCATAAAATCGGAGAAGTTCACGATGGTGCTGCAACTATGGATTGGATGGTTCAAGAGCAAGAACGTGGTATTACCATTACTTCTGCTGCAACCACTACCTTTTGGAAATTTCCAACTGCGAATGGAAAAGCGACTGGAGATACTAAATCGTATCAAATTAACCTTATCGATACTCCTGGTCACGTTGACTTCACAGTTGAAGTAGAGCGTTCCCTACGTGTATTAGATGGAGCTGTTGCTTTGTTTTGTGCAGTTGGTGGAGTAGAGCCTCAATCTGAAACGGTAT
Coding sequences within:
- the rpsG gene encoding 30S ribosomal protein S7; protein product: MRKSTPKRKPLLPDPKFNDQLVTRFVNNLMYDGKKSVAYEIFYDAINIVGERLQEDGLNVWKKALTNVMPAVEVRSRRVGGATFQIPQEIRPDRRVSLGIKWMILYTRKRNEKSMAGKLAGEIMAAYKEEGASHKKKEDTHRMAEANKAFSHFRF